Proteins from one Sphingopyxis terrae subsp. terrae NBRC 15098 genomic window:
- the holA gene encoding DNA polymerase III subunit delta — protein sequence MKSVKPGELERLSRLDPAVRFILLTGPDDATMESVAAHLIALAGKEAERVDLTSGQMAQDGALLAAEAASMSLFSPARVIRLEISGGGDDCLAAVEALLGADSVLNPVIATGASVTARSKLVKLVEGADNAVAAICYQPDRRALVGIAMEAATAQGLRVANAEAQLLVDLVSGDQALMRREIEKIALYLDAGPDRQRQVTPADIAALGAATHEEDVSACINVALGGKLRDLPDMLAQAAAVGVAEIRIIRALAIRAMQLARLRAEVDAGAHPATVVAAKSSGVFWKERDAVTAQLHIWDSVRVARLMTRLLECERALKASGTAGAVLFRKLMTDIAHQAARAR from the coding sequence ATGAAGTCGGTCAAGCCCGGCGAACTCGAACGCCTCAGCCGCCTCGATCCCGCGGTCCGCTTCATCCTACTGACCGGCCCCGACGACGCGACAATGGAAAGCGTCGCCGCGCATCTGATCGCGCTGGCCGGCAAGGAGGCCGAGCGGGTCGATCTGACATCGGGCCAGATGGCACAGGACGGCGCGCTGCTTGCCGCCGAAGCGGCGTCGATGTCGCTCTTTTCGCCCGCGCGCGTGATCCGGCTCGAGATTTCGGGCGGCGGCGACGATTGCCTCGCCGCCGTCGAGGCGCTGCTCGGCGCGGACAGCGTGCTCAACCCAGTGATCGCGACCGGCGCCTCGGTCACCGCGCGATCGAAACTCGTCAAGCTTGTCGAGGGCGCTGATAATGCCGTCGCCGCCATCTGTTATCAGCCCGACCGCCGTGCGCTCGTAGGCATCGCGATGGAAGCCGCGACGGCGCAAGGATTGCGGGTTGCCAATGCCGAGGCGCAATTGCTCGTCGATCTCGTCTCGGGCGATCAGGCGCTGATGCGTCGCGAGATTGAGAAGATCGCACTCTACCTCGACGCCGGTCCCGACCGGCAGCGGCAGGTCACGCCCGCCGACATCGCCGCGCTGGGCGCCGCGACGCACGAAGAGGATGTCAGCGCGTGCATCAACGTCGCGCTCGGCGGCAAGCTGCGCGACCTGCCCGACATGCTCGCGCAAGCGGCGGCGGTCGGCGTCGCCGAGATCCGCATCATCCGCGCGCTGGCGATCCGCGCGATGCAGCTCGCCAGGCTGCGCGCCGAGGTCGATGCGGGCGCGCACCCGGCGACGGTGGTCGCGGCGAAAAGCAGCGGCGTATTCTGGAAAGAGCGCGATGCGGTGACGGCGCAGCTCCACATCTGGGATTCGGTGCGCGTCGCGCGGCTGATGACGCGGCTGCTGGAATGCGAGCGTGCGCTAAAAGCATCGGGCACCGCGGGCGCGGTGCTGTTCCGCAAGCTGATGACCGACATCGCGCATCAGGCCGCGCGAGCGCGCTGA
- the lptE gene encoding LPS assembly lipoprotein LptE produces the protein MKRLLTSSLVAASLLLGGCGLRPLYANGSKGAVAQVLADVDVAPIEGHNGWLVRNALRDRLQATQGGHGAGQRLRLDVRLEDSITGLGVRSDDAVTRERRTLRARYQLVDAASGEVLLDATAAQDGGIDVVGSEYSTIAAESTTLERLASGIADQIVARLAVFADRGGGQPAPSAPAP, from the coding sequence ATGAAACGCCTGCTCACCTCCTCGCTCGTCGCCGCTTCGCTGCTTCTTGGCGGCTGCGGGCTCCGGCCGCTCTATGCGAACGGCAGCAAGGGCGCGGTGGCGCAGGTGCTGGCCGACGTCGATGTCGCGCCGATCGAGGGGCATAATGGCTGGCTCGTCCGCAACGCGCTGCGCGACCGGTTGCAGGCGACGCAAGGCGGACATGGTGCGGGCCAGCGGCTGCGGCTCGACGTGCGGCTCGAGGATTCGATCACCGGCCTCGGCGTCCGCTCCGACGATGCCGTGACGCGCGAGCGGCGGACGCTGCGCGCCCGCTATCAGCTCGTCGATGCGGCAAGCGGCGAAGTGCTGCTCGACGCGACCGCGGCGCAGGACGGCGGGATCGACGTCGTCGGCAGCGAATATTCGACGATCGCCGCCGAATCGACGACGCTTGAACGGCTCGCATCGGGAATCGCCGACCAGATCGTCGCGCGGCTTGCGGTCTTCGCCGATCGTGGCGGCGGCCAGCCGGCGCCGTCCGCCCCGGCGCCCTGA
- a CDS encoding cation:proton antiporter, which produces MFAIDSLLVKIALIGVIGIGAQWVAWRTNKPAIALMLVAGILAGPVLGLIDPVRDFGALREPMIKLAVAVILFEGGLSLKFRELRQAGTAVFMLVFIGVPVGWALGTAAAYYGAGLPFELAALFGGVMVVTGPTVIAPMLRSLNIAPRVKNMLKWEGIVNDPIGALLAVGIYSYITHGGADANSVSIVTDVVAASVLAILIGGAAGFLLTWAFPRGWVPEYLKAPVLLTTVIAVFVLSDLIMHETGLITVTVMGVVMANRETYSTRSLQRFKEDLTVVLVSGVFIILSATLNWDVVKNFQFRFLIFLLLLLFVVRPLTIMTALLFTRIPLKERLFVAWIAPRGIVAVAVTGLFALRLTDYGVPGAEALVPLGFGVVIATIFAHGFTAGTFARWLGLDQGKGDGVLLVGANSWTIAFAQFVKEQDRGAMIADASKFALRRARRADIRVYHGDILDEVHEDAIDMGQYQQLIAATDNDSYNALVCGELAPEIGHDRVSRVAGEATGASQRLGRVFTIGGTTIDTQLDRLHAGWTFGRTRITEKFPYADFVARMKASGGDSLMVVKASGDLAIFSTRHRPTVEAGDTVWTFVPPDDPKARREAKEATAAA; this is translated from the coding sequence ATGTTCGCAATCGACTCCCTGCTCGTAAAAATCGCGCTGATCGGCGTGATCGGCATCGGCGCCCAATGGGTGGCGTGGCGGACCAACAAACCCGCGATCGCGTTGATGCTCGTCGCCGGCATATTGGCGGGGCCGGTGCTCGGGCTGATCGATCCGGTGCGCGATTTCGGCGCCCTGCGCGAACCGATGATCAAGCTCGCCGTCGCGGTGATCCTGTTCGAAGGCGGCCTGAGCCTCAAGTTCCGCGAACTGCGCCAGGCGGGAACCGCGGTCTTCATGCTCGTCTTCATCGGGGTGCCCGTCGGCTGGGCGCTCGGCACCGCGGCGGCCTATTATGGCGCGGGCCTGCCGTTCGAGCTCGCGGCGCTGTTCGGCGGGGTAATGGTGGTGACGGGGCCGACGGTGATCGCGCCGATGCTCCGCTCGCTCAACATCGCGCCGCGCGTCAAGAATATGCTCAAGTGGGAAGGTATTGTGAACGATCCGATCGGCGCGCTGCTCGCGGTCGGCATCTACAGCTACATCACCCACGGCGGTGCAGATGCGAATAGCGTGAGCATCGTCACCGACGTCGTCGCGGCGAGCGTGCTCGCGATCCTGATCGGCGGTGCGGCCGGTTTTCTGCTGACCTGGGCCTTTCCGCGCGGCTGGGTGCCCGAATATCTGAAGGCGCCGGTGCTGCTGACGACGGTGATCGCGGTCTTCGTGCTTTCGGACCTCATCATGCACGAAACTGGTCTGATCACCGTCACCGTCATGGGCGTCGTGATGGCGAACCGCGAAACCTATTCGACCCGCTCGCTGCAGCGCTTCAAGGAGGATCTGACCGTCGTTCTGGTGTCGGGCGTCTTCATAATCCTGTCGGCGACGCTCAACTGGGACGTGGTCAAGAATTTCCAGTTCCGATTCCTGATCTTCCTCCTTCTGCTGCTTTTCGTCGTGCGCCCGCTGACGATCATGACGGCGCTGCTGTTCACGCGTATCCCGCTGAAGGAGCGGCTGTTCGTCGCCTGGATCGCGCCGCGCGGGATCGTCGCGGTCGCGGTGACGGGCCTCTTCGCGCTGCGCCTCACCGACTATGGCGTGCCGGGGGCGGAGGCGCTGGTACCCTTGGGCTTCGGCGTCGTCATCGCGACGATCTTTGCGCATGGCTTTACCGCTGGAACCTTCGCGCGCTGGCTTGGCCTCGATCAGGGCAAGGGTGACGGCGTTCTGCTCGTCGGGGCGAACAGCTGGACGATTGCCTTCGCGCAGTTCGTCAAGGAACAGGATCGCGGCGCGATGATCGCCGACGCCAGCAAGTTCGCGCTACGCCGCGCGCGGCGCGCCGACATTCGCGTCTATCACGGCGACATATTGGACGAGGTGCACGAGGACGCGATCGACATGGGCCAGTATCAGCAGCTCATCGCTGCGACCGACAATGACAGCTATAACGCGCTGGTGTGCGGCGAGCTGGCGCCCGAGATCGGCCACGACCGCGTCAGCCGCGTGGCGGGCGAGGCGACCGGCGCGAGCCAGCGGCTCGGTCGCGTGTTCACCATCGGCGGCACCACAATCGACACGCAGCTCGACCGCCTGCACGCAGGATGGACCTTCGGCCGCACGCGGATCACCGAAAAATTCCCTTACGCCGACTTTGTCGCGCGGATGAAGGCGTCGGGGGGCGACAGCCTGATGGTGGTCAAGGCGTCGGGCGACCTCGCGATCTTTTCGACGCGCCACCGCCCGACGGTGGAGGCCGGCGATACGGTGTGGACCTTCGTTCCGCCCGACGACCCGAAGGCGCGCCGCGAGGCGAAGGAGGCGACCGCGGCAGCCTGA